The Spirochaetota bacterium genome has a window encoding:
- a CDS encoding putative sulfate/molybdate transporter — MKSNRTQWLATKLQSIVKDISFDRNELSGAFGDIGTVIPLVVGVLLSTGMDAGKVFMAYGLMQFITGLLYKIPMPVQPLKAVALIVITQKLSADILLCGGLVIGILMLVFTASGLIDSFTKIIPKAVIRGIQFGLGLQLVILSLKEYIPSERFSDYILVVIAFLIAIAFMGNRHIPPALVLIPAGIFYSMIFNTGIHYQKLSHTITIVDALTFENIVNGIVILALPQIPLSLGNSIFATSQLSRDLFPAKSVQPRKIAFTYSLMNIINPFIGGIAVCHGSGGMAGHYAFGGRTGGSVIICGVLMIITGFIFGSDGIYIARLFPLPLLGVILFFEALTLLILISDVIHNSFDMKIALTVAALIVAIPYGYVVGMGIGICAYYLAKWKKAEKLVSVNGKA; from the coding sequence ATGAAAAGTAATAGAACACAATGGCTTGCCACAAAACTCCAATCTATTGTCAAAGATATCTCATTTGATAGAAATGAACTCTCCGGAGCATTTGGCGATATTGGCACAGTTATCCCACTGGTGGTGGGTGTTTTACTGTCAACAGGAATGGATGCTGGTAAGGTGTTTATGGCCTACGGCCTGATGCAATTCATAACTGGATTGTTGTACAAAATACCCATGCCGGTACAGCCGCTCAAGGCAGTGGCACTGATTGTAATAACACAAAAATTAAGTGCTGATATACTACTATGTGGAGGGCTTGTTATTGGCATCTTGATGCTCGTATTTACAGCATCGGGATTGATTGATAGTTTTACAAAAATAATACCAAAGGCAGTTATACGGGGAATTCAATTTGGGCTGGGCTTGCAGCTTGTCATACTGTCATTAAAAGAGTATATCCCCTCAGAAAGGTTTTCGGATTATATACTTGTGGTTATTGCATTTTTAATTGCTATCGCTTTCATGGGCAACAGACATATACCACCGGCACTGGTTCTTATACCTGCGGGCATTTTTTACAGCATGATATTCAATACGGGGATTCATTATCAGAAACTATCACACACTATTACTATTGTTGATGCCCTGACATTTGAGAATATAGTAAATGGCATTGTGATACTTGCATTACCACAAATTCCATTATCATTGGGAAATTCAATTTTTGCAACAAGCCAGTTAAGCCGCGATCTATTCCCTGCAAAAAGCGTACAACCGCGTAAAATTGCTTTCACCTACTCATTAATGAATATTATTAATCCTTTTATTGGTGGGATAGCCGTATGTCATGGTAGCGGAGGCATGGCGGGCCATTATGCATTTGGCGGGCGCACAGGTGGCTCGGTAATTATATGTGGCGTTTTGATGATTATCACCGGTTTTATTTTTGGATCAGATGGTATTTATATTGCACGCTTGTTCCCGTTGCCCCTGCTAGGGGTTATTTTATTTTTTGAAGCACTTACACTTCTGATACTCATTAGTGATGTTATTCATAACAGCTTCGATATGAAAATAGCATTGACAGTGGCAGCATTAATTGTGGCTATTCCCTATGGATATGTAGTTGGGATGGGCATCGGTATATGCGCCTATTACCTGGCTAAATGGAAAAAAGCTGAAAAGCTGGTATCAGTTAATGGTAAGGCATAA
- a CDS encoding OmpA family protein, translated as MRLHYIIIVVMAFILYKLPVVYAITLTWDIPQNEKLEFMYDASIEYFENGILRKIYSERNIIDLLCYEKDAKGQAVRGSFSVYRKNINDFVYRLEEQYFSDFYINSNGTFVVPEGIFMPNLRHLPTFPPGDVHVGEVWKAPVNIVFNNFSVPLILLLEAQYTLLFINNQTNEAFIQYSILIDKTLKDKLYPEDLPIKIYGQYAGQVTWDIQKNQPKKSINAYNLLLIFGRTGELSTIEFKMSIDQTNKAYLHVPDEEKKKQQKEIEKALQQDGVSVDSDSRGMIIRFSDILFDFDKYNLNADARKVLDKLVEIIKTKYPNNEIIVEGHTDNIGTDEYNQNLSEKRAQTVATILKNKLGHDKVSYRGMGKSKPIDDNSTAAGRQRNRRVEIIIKM; from the coding sequence ATGCGATTACACTATATTATTATAGTAGTTATGGCATTTATATTGTATAAGCTACCCGTGGTTTATGCTATTACCCTTACCTGGGATATACCACAAAATGAAAAGCTTGAGTTTATGTATGATGCCAGTATTGAGTATTTTGAAAATGGCATTCTTCGTAAAATATATAGTGAACGTAACATCATTGATTTATTGTGTTATGAAAAAGACGCTAAAGGCCAGGCAGTCAGGGGATCTTTTTCAGTATATAGAAAGAATATCAATGATTTTGTTTATAGATTGGAAGAACAATATTTTTCTGACTTTTATATTAATAGCAATGGTACTTTTGTTGTGCCTGAAGGCATTTTTATGCCTAACTTACGGCATTTGCCAACATTTCCCCCCGGTGATGTGCATGTTGGAGAAGTGTGGAAAGCACCTGTTAACATAGTATTTAATAATTTTTCAGTCCCTCTCATATTACTACTTGAGGCACAATATACTCTGCTGTTTATAAACAATCAAACCAATGAAGCCTTTATACAGTATTCCATACTTATAGATAAAACATTAAAAGATAAACTGTATCCTGAGGATTTACCCATTAAAATATATGGGCAATATGCAGGCCAGGTAACATGGGATATACAGAAAAATCAGCCAAAAAAATCAATTAATGCATATAACCTGCTATTGATTTTTGGCAGAACCGGGGAGTTAAGCACCATTGAATTCAAGATGTCTATAGATCAAACCAATAAGGCATATCTCCATGTACCAGATGAAGAAAAAAAGAAGCAGCAAAAGGAAATAGAAAAAGCATTACAGCAGGATGGTGTTTCTGTTGATTCTGATTCCCGGGGTATGATTATACGATTTTCGGATATTCTTTTTGATTTTGATAAATATAACCTGAATGCTGATGCACGCAAAGTGCTGGACAAACTGGTTGAAATAATAAAAACAAAATATCCTAACAATGAGATCATCGTGGAAGGGCACACTGACAATATTGGTACTGACGAGTATAACCAGAATCTTTCTGAAAAGCGTGCCCAGACTGTGGCTACCATTCTCAAAAATAAATTAGGGCATGATAAAGTATCCTACCGTGGGATGGGAAAGAGCAAACCTATAGATGACAATTCAACGGCTGCTGGGAGACAACGCAACCGAAGAGTAGAGATTATTATAAAGATGTAA
- the tsaD gene encoding tRNA (adenosine(37)-N6)-threonylcarbamoyltransferase complex transferase subunit TsaD produces the protein MSNKILGIGLESSCDETAVAIVADGKTILSHAIYSQIHLHKEYYGVVPEIASRAHLEVINDLIDHCLKEAKVTFKDLSYVAATYRPGLVGSLLVALQSAKAISYTLSIPLIAVHHLEAHLYAPFLEGHGIEFPFIGLLVSGGNTALYCVHDYGNFELLGNTTDDAVGEAFDKVAKFLSLGYPGGPIIEKLAGQATLKKPIFPKILADSNDTYSFSYSGLKTAVINYMHNNPDADVCEIAYSFQERALEILVRRLFDASKRLKIHTLVIAGGVASNKRLRELIIEKKKDYHTIFFPSPILCTDNGAMVAGIGYQYYKKGIYSPLSIDVKARP, from the coding sequence ATGAGTAATAAAATTTTAGGAATAGGGTTAGAAAGTTCCTGTGATGAGACAGCTGTAGCGATAGTTGCTGATGGAAAAACAATATTGTCTCATGCAATCTACAGCCAGATTCATCTTCATAAAGAATACTATGGAGTAGTTCCCGAGATTGCATCACGTGCTCATTTGGAGGTCATTAATGATTTAATTGACCATTGCCTTAAAGAAGCAAAGGTTACATTCAAAGATCTTTCATATGTTGCTGCCACCTACAGGCCAGGTCTTGTTGGTTCATTGCTGGTTGCATTGCAATCAGCAAAGGCTATCAGCTATACACTGTCAATACCACTGATTGCCGTACATCATTTAGAAGCGCATTTATATGCCCCGTTTCTGGAAGGACATGGTATTGAATTCCCTTTTATTGGATTACTTGTTTCGGGTGGCAATACTGCCTTATACTGTGTGCATGATTACGGAAATTTTGAGCTTTTGGGCAATACTACTGATGACGCCGTTGGAGAAGCATTTGATAAAGTTGCAAAATTTTTGTCATTAGGATATCCTGGAGGGCCAATAATAGAAAAGCTTGCAGGCCAGGCAACGTTAAAAAAACCCATATTCCCTAAAATTCTTGCCGATAGCAATGACACATATTCTTTTTCATATAGTGGCCTCAAAACTGCTGTCATTAACTATATGCACAATAATCCTGATGCTGATGTATGTGAAATCGCCTATAGCTTTCAGGAACGGGCACTGGAAATACTGGTCCGCAGGCTGTTTGATGCATCAAAACGGTTAAAAATACATACTCTGGTCATAGCAGGTGGTGTTGCAAGCAACAAACGTTTACGTGAATTAATCATTGAGAAAAAAAAGGATTACCATACAATATTTTTCCCATCACCCATATTATGCACTGATAATGGTGCTATGGTTGCAGGGATAGGATATCAGTATTATAAAAAGGGTATATACAGCCCTTTATCAATTGATGTAAAAGCCAGGCCTTAA
- a CDS encoding S41 family peptidase yields MIQWLRKRSFHIAFIAFLAGIFIGVNIAFTVSAQEPSFKYLDFFHQVYQLISNEYVEQPDSKTLFYGAIRGMIASLNDPFSRFLDEQEYSQLKEETSGEFIGVGIEISAKNGDIIVVSPIEGTPAMKAGIQPGDIIYKVDNKPIKNKNINDIVSMIRGKPHTKVILSIIREGIDEPIDIELERLPIKLQTVNYAVIDNTDIGYLRLKVFSEDTATEVKKALQYFQNNNIKKCIIDLRWNPGGLLDQAITISDMFLPKGTMIVSTKGRGGKETLQEYRASSNPLFTGKCVILVNKGSASASEIVSGALKDNNRAKLVGEKTFGKGSVQKFFNLDDNTGVTLTIAKYYTPSGISIHGIGIQPDYVVPMATISKDEQKQINILIKEKILEKFISTHTKYDEPTKLEFKKLLEKNSIKLSDSTAHFILKSEIYRYTKRPLYDLEFDNQLNEAVKIINE; encoded by the coding sequence ATGATACAGTGGTTACGCAAACGGTCATTTCATATTGCTTTTATAGCCTTTCTTGCAGGAATTTTTATTGGCGTTAATATTGCATTTACTGTTTCTGCGCAGGAACCTTCATTTAAATATTTAGATTTCTTTCATCAGGTTTACCAGCTTATCAGCAATGAATATGTAGAACAGCCTGACTCCAAGACCCTTTTTTATGGTGCTATTCGCGGCATGATTGCATCCCTGAATGACCCTTTTTCACGTTTTTTAGATGAACAGGAATACAGCCAGCTAAAAGAAGAAACCAGTGGTGAGTTTATTGGCGTGGGGATTGAAATTTCTGCAAAAAATGGTGATATCATTGTTGTGTCGCCTATTGAAGGAACACCTGCAATGAAAGCAGGTATTCAGCCCGGCGATATTATCTATAAAGTTGATAATAAGCCAATAAAGAATAAAAACATTAATGATATCGTTTCCATGATACGGGGCAAACCCCATACAAAAGTTATTCTTTCTATTATTCGTGAAGGTATTGACGAACCCATTGATATTGAACTTGAACGATTACCCATTAAGCTTCAAACAGTTAATTATGCTGTTATCGATAACACCGACATTGGCTACCTCAGACTAAAAGTCTTCAGTGAAGATACCGCAACTGAGGTGAAAAAAGCATTACAGTATTTTCAAAACAACAATATTAAAAAATGTATCATCGACCTCAGATGGAATCCTGGGGGGTTATTGGACCAGGCTATTACCATAAGTGATATGTTCTTACCCAAAGGAACAATGATTGTATCAACCAAAGGAAGAGGTGGCAAAGAAACATTGCAAGAATATCGTGCATCTTCAAATCCATTATTCACTGGTAAATGCGTTATCCTTGTCAACAAAGGGAGTGCTTCAGCTTCAGAGATTGTTTCTGGTGCATTAAAGGATAACAACCGTGCTAAACTAGTAGGTGAAAAAACATTTGGCAAAGGTTCAGTGCAAAAATTTTTTAACTTAGATGACAATACAGGCGTTACATTGACTATCGCTAAATATTACACACCTTCAGGCATTTCAATTCACGGTATAGGAATTCAACCAGATTACGTAGTTCCCATGGCAACTATCTCCAAAGACGAACAAAAGCAGATAAATATACTGATAAAAGAAAAGATACTGGAAAAATTTATAAGTACACACACAAAATATGATGAGCCAACAAAACTGGAGTTTAAAAAACTTTTAGAAAAGAATTCTATAAAGCTTTCAGATTCAACAGCACATTTTATTTTGAAATCAGAAATATACCGTTATACAAAACGGCCGCTGTATGACCTTGAATTTGATAATCAGTTAAATGAGGCAGTAAAAATAATTAATGAGTAA
- a CDS encoding transposase, protein MARKLRVQLPGLTYHITSRCIEWKSMLQEDFFKACFVEILNKAKAKYHFKLIAFCIMDNHIHLVIHTVDDGAPISRIVQYIKARFAELYNKLTGRTGPFWNERYKDSIIQFAKDGFHYLLWLLWYLAYNPIRKRLCSDPTKYHYSSIQAYLDENADVGVPIDHHEYFIELGETFAKRVAVFMRYEEYYKKKYSMICEWV, encoded by the coding sequence ATGGCACGGAAATTGCGGGTACAGCTACCAGGGTTAACCTATCATATCACTTCCCGCTGCATAGAGTGGAAATCTATGTTGCAGGAAGACTTTTTTAAGGCTTGCTTTGTAGAAATACTAAACAAAGCTAAAGCTAAGTATCACTTTAAGCTCATTGCCTTCTGTATTATGGATAACCACATACACTTAGTCATTCATACAGTAGATGATGGTGCACCAATATCCCGTATTGTGCAGTATATTAAGGCACGATTTGCAGAATTGTATAATAAACTAACAGGAAGAACTGGACCATTCTGGAATGAGCGGTATAAGGATAGCATTATACAGTTTGCTAAAGATGGGTTTCACTATTTGTTGTGGTTGTTGTGGTATTTGGCGTATAACCCAATACGCAAAAGATTATGCTCTGACCCCACCAAATACCACTACAGCAGCATACAGGCATATTTAGATGAAAATGCCGATGTAGGAGTTCCCATAGACCATCATGAGTATTTTATAGAGTTAGGGGAAACCTTTGCCAAGAGAGTGGCTGTGTTTATGCGTTATGAGGAATATTATAAAAAGAAGTATTCCATGATATGTGAGTGGGTGTGA
- a CDS encoding CoA pyrophosphatase, whose amino-acid sequence MLNFNDYNEFMIFCDRIKQVLHQRPPRSIERKSLKDAAVLIPILFKDNQPHVLVTKRTNNVGTHKGEVSLPGGGIDEDDATPLDTALRETFEEVGIKPDDVTVLGEFDHFISIYGFHVYTFVGIIPYPYQLTINYNEIESYTEVPLSLFVEEKFDDVKYYTYEGIPYAIYYYHYNGYTIWGLTARILTDFSRKVIRSIKL is encoded by the coding sequence ATGCTTAATTTCAATGATTATAACGAATTTATGATATTTTGTGACAGGATAAAGCAGGTATTGCACCAGCGCCCGCCCCGGTCAATTGAACGAAAAAGTCTAAAGGATGCTGCAGTGCTCATTCCTATTCTTTTCAAAGACAATCAACCACATGTACTTGTTACCAAACGTACAAATAATGTTGGCACTCATAAGGGTGAGGTTTCATTGCCCGGCGGTGGAATTGATGAAGATGATGCTACACCACTTGATACAGCACTGCGGGAAACGTTTGAGGAAGTTGGTATTAAGCCTGATGATGTAACCGTATTGGGTGAATTTGACCATTTTATATCAATATATGGTTTTCATGTATATACGTTTGTTGGGATTATACCGTATCCTTACCAGCTTACCATTAACTACAATGAAATTGAATCATATACTGAGGTGCCCCTTTCATTGTTTGTAGAAGAAAAATTTGATGATGTAAAATATTATACCTATGAAGGCATACCATACGCCATTTATTATTACCATTACAATGGCTATACCATATGGGGTTTAACCGCTCGCATTCTCACTGATTTTTCACGGAAAGTAATAAGAAGTATTAAGCTCTGA
- a CDS encoding FumA C-terminus/TtdB family hydratase beta subunit yields the protein MKTIDLHTPISDYDLQQLKAGDFITISGTIYTARDKAHKKIAELIAQQKSLPIDFTNAVLYYAGPSPAPPGMPIGAIGPTTSYRMDAYTDIMLSLGVRMFIGKGSRSSEVKKLFVNYKAVYCSSFGGAAAYLNQCVVDAQIIAFEEFGPEAIYKLTVEKFPAIVINDTYGGDLYA from the coding sequence ATGAAAACTATTGATTTACATACACCTATTTCAGATTATGATTTACAACAGTTAAAGGCAGGGGACTTTATAACCATATCCGGTACCATCTATACTGCCCGTGACAAAGCTCATAAAAAGATTGCAGAACTTATAGCACAGCAAAAATCTCTCCCCATAGATTTTACCAATGCAGTACTCTACTACGCTGGACCAAGCCCTGCACCACCAGGGATGCCTATTGGAGCTATCGGCCCCACAACATCATACCGTATGGATGCCTATACGGACATCATGCTGTCATTAGGCGTCAGGATGTTTATAGGCAAGGGATCTCGCAGCAGCGAAGTTAAAAAACTTTTTGTTAATTATAAAGCGGTATATTGCTCAAGCTTTGGAGGTGCTGCTGCCTATCTCAATCAATGTGTTGTGGATGCGCAGATAATTGCGTTTGAAGAGTTTGGCCCTGAAGCCATATATAAATTAACCGTTGAAAAATTTCCTGCTATAGTAATCAATGATACATATGGCGGTGACCTGTATGCTTAA
- a CDS encoding fumarate hydratase codes for MRTISQEELYTAVANLVVQANFHLPDHVVQALSHMRNSEQKPLPKETLNILLQNATIAATKHIPLCQDCGSVIVFLQIGTGVTIDGNLEEIINRAVADTYKSHYLRPSIVKDPLFDRTNTGTNTPAFIHTEIAEGNSVVITVYIKGGGSENMSSIKMFTPTADSEEIIDYIVTTVKQAGPNPCPPLFLGIGIGGTADVAMLNAKKAVLQKEPHPKEEYRKLEEVILQRCNNTGVGPLGFGGNHTVAMVRIKEASTHIATLPVALNLNCHSLRYRSTIL; via the coding sequence ATGCGCACCATTTCTCAGGAAGAGCTTTACACTGCTGTTGCAAACCTTGTAGTCCAGGCTAATTTTCACTTACCTGACCACGTAGTACAGGCACTATCTCACATGCGTAATAGTGAACAAAAACCTTTACCAAAAGAAACCCTGAATATATTGCTACAAAATGCCACCATTGCTGCCACCAAGCATATTCCTTTATGTCAGGACTGTGGTTCAGTTATAGTATTTTTGCAGATAGGCACCGGCGTTACCATTGATGGCAACCTAGAAGAAATAATAAACAGAGCAGTTGCCGATACCTACAAAAGTCACTATTTACGGCCATCCATAGTAAAAGATCCACTGTTTGACAGAACCAACACCGGAACTAATACACCGGCGTTCATCCACACCGAAATTGCTGAAGGGAATTCTGTTGTCATTACAGTATACATAAAAGGTGGTGGATCAGAAAACATGTCTTCAATCAAAATGTTTACTCCAACAGCAGATAGTGAAGAAATTATTGATTATATAGTGACAACTGTTAAGCAGGCTGGCCCTAATCCCTGTCCGCCACTTTTTTTAGGCATAGGGATTGGCGGGACTGCTGATGTTGCCATGCTTAATGCAAAAAAGGCTGTATTGCAAAAAGAACCGCATCCCAAAGAAGAATATCGTAAACTAGAAGAGGTTATATTACAACGGTGCAATAACACAGGTGTTGGTCCTTTAGGTTTTGGTGGCAACCATACTGTTGCTATGGTCAGGATAAAAGAAGCCTCTACTCATATTGCAACACTTCCCGTTGCACTCAACCTTAACTGCCATTCACTACGGTACAGGTCCACAATACTATGA
- a CDS encoding HypC/HybG/HupF family hydrogenase formation chaperone yields the protein MCLAIPMTVKKIEGTKAIVESMGVEKVVDIALTPDVKINDKVIVHAGFIIEILDPQAAREIEATWDEYTTLLEQEHK from the coding sequence ATGTGTCTTGCAATACCGATGACAGTAAAAAAAATTGAAGGGACCAAAGCAATTGTTGAATCCATGGGAGTTGAGAAGGTAGTTGACATTGCTCTGACCCCTGACGTTAAAATCAACGATAAAGTTATTGTCCATGCAGGCTTTATCATAGAAATACTTGACCCCCAAGCAGCCCGCGAAATAGAAGCAACGTGGGATGAATACACAACATTGCTGGAGCAAGAACATAAGTAA
- the hypE gene encoding hydrogenase expression/formation protein HypE, protein MDIIVPGHGSGGKLMNDLINNLIKSTLGNETIQLDDAAHLKLATDSIAFTTDSYTITPIEFTGGTIGSLAVNGTVNDLAVLGATPQYISCALILEEGLEIETLKRILVSMKEAAMKAGVAIVTGDTKVVPKGKGDRIYINTAGIGVFTNPPQRREIKPGDTIIINGSIGDHGTTIMALRNNLTFSKGLSSDCAALNHLIEDVIRYYPDAIKFMRDATRGGVASVLNEITKNAPFGAKLIEDNLPVKNEVRGVADILGIDPLYIANEGKVVIIADKSYTQGIVEIMKKHPEGKDACIIGHITNEFTGKTYIQTKIGGKRILPVLIEEQLPRIC, encoded by the coding sequence ATGGATATAATTGTTCCCGGCCACGGTAGTGGCGGCAAACTGATGAATGATCTTATCAATAACCTCATAAAATCTACTCTTGGCAATGAAACCATACAATTAGATGATGCAGCACATCTTAAACTTGCTACAGACAGCATTGCATTCACCACTGACAGCTATACTATTACACCAATTGAATTTACCGGTGGAACCATTGGAAGCTTAGCGGTAAACGGCACCGTCAACGACTTAGCAGTACTGGGAGCTACACCTCAGTATATTTCATGTGCACTGATACTGGAAGAGGGACTTGAAATAGAAACACTCAAACGCATACTAGTTTCTATGAAAGAAGCAGCCATGAAAGCAGGCGTGGCGATAGTTACCGGTGACACCAAGGTTGTGCCAAAAGGCAAAGGCGACCGTATTTATATCAACACAGCGGGCATAGGAGTGTTTACAAATCCACCCCAGCGAAGAGAGATAAAGCCTGGCGATACCATTATCATTAACGGCAGCATTGGCGATCATGGCACCACCATAATGGCACTGCGCAACAATCTTACATTTTCAAAAGGCCTTTCATCAGATTGTGCTGCACTCAATCATCTTATTGAGGATGTAATACGTTATTATCCTGATGCCATTAAATTTATGCGCGATGCCACGCGAGGTGGTGTTGCTTCCGTACTCAATGAAATTACGAAAAACGCCCCATTTGGTGCTAAACTGATAGAAGATAATCTGCCGGTAAAAAATGAAGTACGTGGCGTTGCAGATATATTAGGCATTGACCCCTTATACATTGCAAATGAAGGCAAGGTTGTAATCATTGCTGACAAAAGTTATACTCAAGGTATTGTTGAAATTATGAAAAAGCATCCTGAAGGCAAAGATGCATGCATAATTGGTCATATTACAAACGAATTTACCGGTAAAACATATATTCAAACTAAAATTGGTGGAAAAAGAATACTACCTGTATTAATTGAAGAACAACTGCCACGAATATGTTGA
- the hypD gene encoding hydrogenase formation protein HypD — protein MSDIKKEAAILSQYTLPQPVAIMEVCGTHTTEFFRTGVKDIFPQNLRLIDGPGCPVCVTSNDYLDTAIAIGWQHNCVITTFGDMMKVPSSYSSLAKEKSKGLQVEVVYSPMDAVDMAQKNPDKKFIFLSIGFETTAPAEAVCVLEAKKKNVKNFFLLPGNKLTVPAVKVLLDSGEVNIDGFILPGHVSAIIGKNAWDFIATDYSKPAVVAGFEDHDLIRGTLMLLDLIKENTPRVLNEYPRVVRNEGNPKALEILYSVFTKGNATWRGIGVIPESGLDLKEEYADFDAYRQFPVDVPPPKEHPGCRCGELLRGVILPTDCPLFGKACSPEHAIGPCMVSSEGPCSAYYKYGRK, from the coding sequence ATGTCTGATATTAAAAAAGAAGCTGCTATCTTATCACAGTATACATTGCCCCAACCTGTTGCCATAATGGAAGTATGTGGCACACATACAACTGAATTTTTCCGCACGGGGGTTAAGGACATATTTCCACAAAATTTACGACTTATTGATGGCCCAGGTTGTCCTGTATGTGTTACCTCTAATGATTATTTAGATACCGCTATTGCTATTGGCTGGCAGCATAACTGTGTTATTACCACTTTTGGCGATATGATGAAAGTACCTTCGTCATACAGTTCACTTGCAAAGGAAAAATCAAAAGGGCTGCAGGTTGAGGTTGTCTATTCCCCCATGGATGCCGTTGATATGGCACAAAAAAACCCTGATAAAAAATTTATTTTTTTGAGCATTGGCTTTGAAACCACTGCACCTGCTGAGGCTGTCTGTGTGCTTGAAGCAAAAAAGAAAAATGTAAAAAATTTCTTTCTTTTACCTGGCAACAAACTAACGGTACCCGCCGTGAAAGTGTTACTTGACTCCGGTGAGGTAAACATAGATGGTTTTATACTACCAGGACATGTGAGCGCTATCATTGGCAAAAATGCGTGGGATTTTATTGCTACCGATTATAGCAAACCTGCTGTTGTTGCAGGTTTTGAAGACCACGACCTCATCCGCGGAACACTCATGTTGCTTGATCTTATTAAAGAAAATACACCCAGAGTGCTGAATGAATATCCCCGTGTTGTACGTAACGAAGGGAACCCAAAGGCGTTAGAAATACTGTATAGCGTTTTTACAAAAGGCAATGCTACCTGGCGGGGGATTGGAGTCATTCCTGAAAGTGGCCTTGATTTAAAAGAAGAATATGCAGATTTTGACGCATATAGACAATTCCCTGTGGATGTGCCTCCGCCCAAAGAACATCCCGGATGCCGCTGTGGCGAGCTTTTGCGCGGTGTGATACTACCAACTGATTGTCCGCTGTTTGGCAAAGCTTGTTCACCGGAACATGCGATTGGTCCATGCATGGTTTCATCAGAGGGCCCGTGCTCAGCATACTACAAATACGGGAGGAAATAA